The sequence CCCAGGCCAAGCAGGCCCCGCAGCAGGTGCTGTCGCTGCTGCGGTAAGGCAGGCCGGCAACTTCGACCACAGCCCAGGGACGGGCCCGTTTCGGGTCCGTCCCCTTGCCGTTTGAGGAGGCATCATGGCGACCATCACATCCACCGGACTCGGCTCCGGTCTCGACATCCAGAACATCGTCACCAGCCTGGTGGACGCCGAGCGCAAGCCGACCGAGGCCCGCATCCAGCGCCAGCAGGATCAGATCCAGGCCCAGCTGTCGGCCCTCGGCCAGCTCAAGAGCGACCTGGGGGAGATGGACGCGGCCCTTGGCAAGCTCAAGTCGCCGATCTTCTGGCAGCGGCACCAGACCAGTTCCAGCAACGAAGCGGTGGTGACCGCCACCGCCGGCGCCGTGGCCCGTGAAGGGCAGTACCAGGTGACGGTGAACCAGACCGCCCAGGCCCACGCAGTGGCCTCCGGAACCTTCTCCTCGGTGGACGAGGTGGTGGGGGGCGGAACGCTCACCATCCGCTTCGGCACCTGGAGTTACGACGCCGACGGCAATCCCACCACGTTTGCCGCCGCTGCGGGCGGCGCCGCCCAGTCCCTCACCATCGACACCAGCAACAACACCCTGTCCGGCATCCGGGAGGCCATCAACGACGCCGGCGTCGGGGTGCGGGCCTCCATCGTCAACGACGGCAGCGGCTTCCGGCTGGTGCTGACTTCGGAACGGACCGGCGCCGGCAACGCCCTGGAGGTCAGCGTCAGCGACAGCGACGGCAACGACACCGACGCCGCCGGCCTGTCGCGGCTGGCGTTCAACGCCTCGGCCCACAATATGACCCAGACCCTGGCCGGGCGCGACGCCGAGCTGGAGGTGGACGGCATCGCCGTCACCTCGCCCACCAACCTGGTCACCGGCGTCATCGACGGGGTGACCCTCAATCTCAAGAGCGCCGCCCCCGGTTCCACCGTGACCGTGGGCGTTTCTCTCGACGACGAGGCGATCACCGAAGCGATGCAGGGCTTCGTGGACGCCTACAACCAGTTCCGCGCCCACGCGACCGAGGCCACCGCCTTCGACAAGGAGCAGAACGTGGCCGCCCCGCTGCTGGGCGACAGCACCGTCCGCTCGGTGAACACCCAGCTGCGGCGCCTGATCGGCCAGGTGGTGCCGGGGCTGGAGGACGCCGGCATCCGCTCCCTGGCGGACGTGGGACTGAGCACCAACAAGGACACCGGGCAATTGTCCCTGGACACGGCCAAGTTCAAGGCCATGCTCCACGACCATCCCCGGGAGATGCAGGCCCTGTTCGCCACCCGCGGCGACACCAGCGACGCCCAGATCCGCTATTTCGGCGCCACTCCCAAGACCCGGGCCGGCACCTATGCGGTCGAGGTGACCGCCCTGGCGACCCAGGGGCATTTCGACGGCGCATCGGTGCTGCCGGCGGATTTCGCCGCGACCCCACTGGTGATCGACGCCGACAACGACGAGTTCACCGTCGAGGTGGACGGCGTCCGCTCCGGCCCCATCCAGCTGACCCAGGGCAGCTACGCCTCCGGCGACGACCTGGCGCGCGAGATCCAGAACCGCATCAACGACGATGCCGCCCTCAAGGCCGCCGCCCGCCACGTGGAGGTCAGCTACGACAGCGCCAACGCCCGTTTCGTGCTCACTTCCTCGACCTACGGCAGCAGCTCTCAGGTTTCCTTCGCCGCGGTCGATAACAACACTGCCGGCACCCTGGGCTTCTCGGTGGCCGCCGGCACCGCCGGCACCGATGCGGCGGGAAAGATCAACGGGGTGGCGGCCGAGGGCAAGGGGCAGTTCCTCATCGGCGCCGAGGGCGACGCCAGCGAGGGGCTGCAGGTCAAGGTGCTGGGCGGGGCCCTGGGGGAGCGCGGCAGTGTGACCCTGATCCGCGGGGTGGCCGATCGCCTCGACGACCTGCTCAAGCGGTTGACCGGCAGCGGCGGCTCCCTGGCCGACAAGATGGACGGGCTCAACAGCCGCCTCGACAAGCTCAATCAGGAAAAGCACAAGCTCGACGACCGCATGCAGCGGCTGGAGGCAATGTACCTGAAGAAATTCAACGCGATGGACGCCCTGGTGGCCCAGTTCAAGAGCACCGGGGACTTTCTCACCCAGCAGCTCAAGGCGCTGGAACCGAAGAGTGACAATTGACGAAATCGAGGAGAGACGACATGTACGCAACGGCAGGCAACGCAGCGCTGAAACAGTATCAGCAGGTGGGCGCCGAAGGCCAAGTGGCCGACGCCGACGGCCACCGGCTGGTGATGCTGCTGTTCGAAGGCGCCCTGGAACGCATCAACGCCGCCCGCGCCGCCCTGGAGGCCGGCAATCTGGCGCGCAAGGGCGAGCTGATCGGCAAGGCGGTGACCATTCTCGGCGGTCTGCGGGAAACCCTGGACTTCGAAGCTGGCGGCGAAGTGGCGGAAAATCTCGACCGGCTTTATGACTACATGCAGCGCCGGCTGCTCGAGGCCCACGTCAAGAACCGGCCCGAACTGATGCAGGAGGTGGCCGGGCTGCTGCGTCCGCTGGCCGAAGCCTGGGCGGCAATGCCCGAGGAGGCCCGCCGGATGCCGCTGCCGAACGACCGGATTTGAGAGACGGCCCTACACGGAGGACAGAACCATGAACGTCGAAACGCTGATGAACCCCTATCCACCCACATCACCCGCCGCCAAGCCGGCCACCGGGCATACGGGGACAAATCCGGCGACTTCCAAGCCCGCAGGGGAGCGGCAGGCCGAGGCCGCCCCGGAGCCGGAACAACTGGAAGAGGCGGTCAAGCAGATCAACGACTATCTGCAGACGGTGCAGCGCAATCTGGAGTTTTCCATCGACCGGGACACCCACAAGGTGGTGGTCAAGGTGCTGGATGCCGAAAGCGGGGAGGTGGTGCGGCAGATTCCCCCCAAATCGGCCCTGGAGTTGGCCAAGGCCATGAAGGAAAGCAAGGAGGAAGGTCTGCTGTTCGCACAGCGGGTCTGAGGGCGTTTGCATGACGGACTTGGATGAAGCGCTGCGGCTGACGGCCGCGATGGCGGAAAAGGCGGAAGCGGCGGACTTCGAGCCCCTGGAGGCGCTCAAATCCCGCCGGGACGCTATGCTGCGCCGGGCGCTGGCGGGGGAGGAGGGGTCCCGCCGGGAGCGGTATGCGGCACTGTGCCGGATCCGGGAACTGGACGCAAGGATCGTCGCCGTCCTGGAACAGGAGCGGGATCAGGCCGCCGCTGCCCTGCGCCGGCTGCGCAGCCGGCATCAGGCGGTTTCCCGGTATCTTGCCAGCGGAGCGTGAACCCGATGCCGGAAGCCGATCTGTCCCACCTGGAACGTCTCAACCGCCAGTTGCTCGACTGCGCCGCCGCCGGCCGCTGGGACGAGCTGCGACAACTGGCGCGCGAACGGCAGGCGTTGCTGCAGGCCCTGCTGCGCCGCACCGAAGGACAGGAAGCCGCCGCCTGGATCCAGCGGGCCGTGGCGGTGGACCGGACGATCATCCGCCTGAGACTTCGCCGTCGTCATCGGATGCCGGTCGAGTTCAGGCACGCCGCAAGATGAGCTCCAGCACCAGCTTGCTGCCGAAGTAAGCCAGCAGCAGCGCCGCGAACCCCCCCAGCGTCCAGCGGATCGCCGTCTTGCCGCGCCAGCCGTGGCGCCAGCGTCCCCACAGCAACAGCCCGAACACCCCCCACGACAGGATCGACAGCACCGTCTTGTGCACCAGGTGCTGGGCGAACAGATCCTCCACGAACATCAGCCCCGTCAGCAGCGAGGCGCTGAGCAACACGAACCCCACCCCGATCAGCTGAAACAGAAACGTTTCCATCGCCTGCAGCGGCGGCAGCGAACGCACGAAACGCCCCGGATGCTTGTGGCGCAGCTGCCAGTCCTGCCAGGCCAGCAGGACGGCCTGGAAGGCGGCGACGTTGAGCAGGCTGAAGGCCAGAATCGACACCAGGATGTGCAGCTGCATCCCCGGCGACAGCGTGGCGAGGGGATGCACTTCGGCGGGAAACGCCAGTCTAAGCAGCAGTGTAAGCGCCGCCAGCGGCAGGACCGCCAGCCCCAGCTTGTCAAGAGGTTTGCCCAGAGCGGCGGTGAGGAATAGCAGCACGATCATCCAGCTGATCAGGGCGGCGGTATTGAAGAAGCTGAGATCGAGCCCCGCGGGCGTCAGCAGGATGTTCCCCAGGGCGATGCCGTGCAGCACCGCGCCGATGGCGGTGGCCGCCAGCACCGTCCAGCGGCTGGCGGCCGGATGCAGCAGCCGCCAGAATCCGACGAGATAAGCGGCGATTGCGCCGCCGGCAACGATCATGGTCCAATTCGCCAATGGTTTCCTCCTTACTCACTCTGGCATAATACCCGACATTCTATTGCAGGTGACAGTACGCCATGTTTGACAATCTGACCGAACGCCTTACCAAGACCCTCAAGACCATCCGCGGCCAGGGCCGCCTGACCGAGGACAACATCAAGGACACCCTGCGCGAGGTGCGCATGGCCCTGCTGGAGGCCGATGTCGCCCTGCCGGTGGTCAAGGCCTTCATCGACCGGGTGCGCGAGCGCGCCTTGGGACAGGAGGTCCAGGCCAGCCTGACGCCGGGGCAGGCATTCGTCAAGATCGTCAACCAGGAACTGGTGGATGTCATGGGCGGGGCCAGCGAAGGCCTCGACCTGGCCACCCAGCCGCCGGCGGTGATCCTGATGGCCGGCCTGCAGGGGGCGGGCAAGACCACCACCGTGGCCAAGCTGGCGCGCTGGCTCAAGGACAATCAGAAGAAGAAGGTCGCGGTGGTCAGTGCCGACGTTTACCGCCCGGCCGCCATCGAGCAGCTGAAAACCCTGGCCGAAGATGTCGGCGTCGAGTTCATTCCCTCGTCGCCGGAGGAGCAGCCGGTGGAGATCGCCAAAAAGGCCGTCGAACACGCCCGCAGGAAACTGCTGGATGCGGTCATCATCGACACCGCCGGCCGTCTCCACATCGACGAGGACATGATGCGGGAGATCCAGGCCATCCACGCGGCGGTCAATCCGGTCGAGACCCTGTTCGTGGTGGACAGCATGACCGGCCAGGACGCCGCCAACACCGCCAAGGCCTTCCACGACGCCCTGCCGCTCACCGGCGTGGTGCTGACCAAGGCCGACGGCGACGCCCGGGGCGGGGCAGCGCTGTCGATCCGCCACATCACCGGCAAGCCGATCAAGTTCATCGGCACCGGCGAGAAGACCGACGCCCTCGAGCTGTTCCACCCGGACCGCATCGCCTCGCGCATCCTCGGCATGGGCGACGTCCTCAGCCTGATCGAGGAGGTCGAGCGCAAGATCGACAAGGGCAAGGCGGAGAAATTCGTCAACAAGCTCCAGAAGGGCAAGGGCTTCGATCTGGAGGACATGCGCGAGCAGCTTATGCAGCTCAACAAGATGGGCGGCGTCTCCAAGCTCCTCGACAAACTGCCGGGCATGGGCGAGCTGCCCAAGAACGTCAAACAGAACATCGACGACCGCGACATCGACCGCCAGATCGCCATCATCAATTCCATGACCCCCCATGAGCGCCGCTTCCCGGCGGTCATCAACACCTCACGCAAGCGCCGCATCGCCAGGGGGGCGGGGATGCAGGTGCAGGACGTCAACCGCCTGCTGAAGCAGTACAACCAGATGCAGAAGATGATGAAGAAGATGAAAAAGATGAAGGGCTTCGGCAAAGGCGGCTTCCCAGGCATGCCCGGCGGCGGGATGCCGAAGCTGCCGTTCTGAGGGGATGGGCATGGCTGAAGCGAATCTTGAGCTGCTGATGCAGATGGTGCAGAAAGTCCTCGACAATCAGCGCGAGATGCGCGAGGACATCCGCGAAATCAAAAGCCGGTTGGGGCGGCTGGAGAGCGATGTGGCCAGCCTGCACGGTTTTCTGGCGGAGCAGTCCATCCGCATGGACCGTTTCGGCGACCGGCTGGAACGGGTCGAGCGGCGTCTGGAACTGCGGGACTGAAGGCTGACCCATGCTCATCGACTGTTTCGGCCGCCGCATCACCTATCTGCGCCTGTCGGTCACCGACCGCTGCGATCTGCGCTGCCGCTACTGCATGGCCGAGGACATGACTTTTCTGCCCCGGGCCCAGATCCTCACCCTGGAGGAGCTTTACACCCTGGCCCGGGTGTTCGTGGGACTGGGGGTGGAGAAGATCCGCGTCACCGGTGGCGAGCCGCTGGTGCGGCGGGGGGGGCTGAATCTGATCGAGGATCTGGGCAGGCTGCCGCTGCGGGAGCTGACCCTGACCACCAACGGCATGCGTCTGGCCGAGTGCGCCAGGCGGCTGGCGGCGGCTGGCGTCCGGCGCCTCAACGTCAGCCTCGACAGCCTCGATCCTAAGCGCTTCCGCCGTATCACCCGGGTCGGCGACCTGGAGCAGGTGCTACAAGGTATCGAGGCGGCGCGCCGGGCCGGTTTCCAGCGCATCAAGCTCAACACCGTGGTGCTCAAGGGCGTCAACCACGACGAGACCACCGCTCTGGTGCGCTTCGCCGTCGACCGCGGCCTAGACATCAGCTTCATCGAGGAAATGCCCCTGGGGGTGATCGGCGACCACGACCGCGCCGCGGCCTTCTACGCTTCCGATCAGGTGCGGGCCGATCTGGAAAGGCATTTCGAGCTGCTTCCCACCACCGAGCGCACCGGCGGGCCGTCGCGCTACTGGCGGGTGGCCGGCAGCGACACCCGGGTCGGCTTCATCTCCCCCCACAGCCACAATTTCTGCGGCGACTGCAACCGGGTGCGCCTGACCGTGGAAGGGCGTCTGCTGCTGTGCCTGGGCAACGAGCATTCCCTGGACCTGCGCCGGATCCTGCGGCGCTGGCCCGGCGACGAGGACCGGCTGCGCCGGGCCATCCGCGAGGCCATCGGGCGCAAGCCGGAGCGTCATCATTTCGATCTGCGCGAGCAGCCGGTGATCCTGCGGCATATGAATCACACCGGAGGCTGAAATGGGCGTGCCGGAAGTACAGCGACGTTACACCTATGCCGATTATCTCACCTGGCCCGAGAACGAGCGTTGGGAGCTGATCGACGGCGTTGCCTACGACATGTCGCCGGCCCCGACGCGCCGCCATCAGGAAATCGTGGTGGAAATCTGCCGTCAATTCGCCAATCAGCTGGCGGACCGGCGATGTCGGGTTTATGTCGCCCCTTTCGACGTGCGCCTGGGGGCGCCGGGATTGGCCGATGACGAGATCGATACCGTAGTGCAGCCGGACGTGAGCGTCTGGTGCGATCCGTCCAAGTTGGACGAGCGGGGGGCCAGGGGCGCGCCGGATTTGGCGGTGGAAGTGCTCTCGCCCCATACTGCGGCCAAGGATCTCACCGTCAAGCGCGAACTCTATGCCCGGGTTGGGGTGGTGGAATACTGGACCATCGAACCGCTGGACCGGGTGCTGATGATCTGGCGTCTGGAAGGGAATGGTTACGGTGCCCCGCACATCACGGGGCTAAAAGGCGTGATGGCGAGCCGGATTGCCGGGTTGCAATTGGATTTGGATTTGTTGGCAAGCGTATTGGAGGACCTGTGACTGAGAGGAATTTGGACCCCCGCGGCCTGTCCGGGGCGCGACTGATCCAGGACAACGATCCCCAGGAAACCCGCGAGTGGCTCGAGGCGCTGGAGGCGGTGATCCGCCACGCCGGTCCCAAGCGGGCCCACTATCTGATCGAGCGTCTGATCGACCAGGCCCGCCAGGCCGGGGTCGCCATTCCCTATTCCGCCACCACGCCCTACATCAACACCATCCCCGCGGAACTGGAGCCGAGCTATCCGGGCGATCTGGACCTGGAGCGGCGTATCCGCTCCTTCGTGCGCTGGAACGCCATGGCCATGGTGGTGCGGGCCAACCGCCGTTCCACCGAATACGGCGGCCACATCGCCAGTTACGCTTCGGCGGCGACCCTGTACGAGGTGGGCTTCAACCATTTCTTCCGCGCCCCCAACGAGAACTTCGGCGGCGATCTGGTGTTCTTCCAGGGCCACGCCTCGCCGGGGATGTACGCCCGCGCCTTCCTCGAAGGGCGGCTGAGCGAGGAACAGCTGGCCAACTTCCGCAGCGAGGTCGCCGGCAACGGCCTGTCCTCCTACCCCCATCCGTGGCTGATGCCCGATTTCTGGCAGTTCCCCACCGTCTCCATGGGGCTGGGGCCGCTGATGGCCATCTATCAGGCCCGCTTCATGCGCTATCTCCACGACCGCGAGCTGGCCGACACCTCGGGCCGCAAGGTCTGGTGCTTCTGCGGCGACGGCGAGATGGACGAGCCGGAGTCGGTCGGCGCCCTGTCCCTGGCCGGGCGCGAGCGTCTCGACAATCTGATCTTCGTCGTCAACTGCAACCTCCAGCGCCTCGACGGCCCGGTGCGCGGTGACGGCAAGATCATCCAGGAGCTGGAAAGCCTGTTCCGCGGCGCCGGCTGGAACGTCATCAAAGTGATTTGGGGCTCGCGCTGGGATCCGCTCCTGGCCCGCGACACCCAAGGCCTCCTGAAGAAACGCATGGAGGAGGTGGTCGACGGCGAATACCAGACCTACAAGGCCAAGGACGGGGCCTACGTGCGCCAGCACTTTTTCGGCAAGTACCCGGAGCTGCTGGAGATGGTCAAGGACATGTCCGACGAGCAAATCTTCCGCCTCGACCGCGGCGGCCACGATCCCAGAAAGATCTATGCCGCCTACGACCGGGCGGTGAAGCACGTCGGTCAGCCGACGGTGATCCTGGCCAAGACCATCAAGGGTTACGGCATGGGCGAGGCCGGCGAGGGCCGCATGGGCGCCCACCAGCAGAAGAAGCTGGAGGAGAAGGCCCTGCGTCAGTTCCGCGACCGCTTCGAAATCCCCATCCCTGACGACAAGCTGCTGGAGACGCCCTTCTACAAGCCCTCCGAAGACAGCGAGGTGATGCGCTACCTGCACGAGCGCCGCCGCGCCCTGGGTGGATACCTGCCCCAGCGCCGGCGCCAGTCATCGGTGTTCCTCTCCCTCCCCGACGACAAGCCCTACGATTTCGCTTTCAAGGGCACCGGAGAGCGCGAGATGTCCACCACCATGGTCTTCGTGCGCCTGCTGGCGGCCTTGATGCGCGACCGCCGCTTCGGCAGGCACGTGGTGCCCATCGTTCCCGACGAGGCCCGCACCTTCGGCATGGAAGGGCTGTTCCGCCAGTACGGCATCTATTCCCACGTGGGGCAGTTGTTCGAGCCGGAGGACGCCGGGCAGATCAACTACTACCGCGAGGACAGGAAGGGGCAGGTGCTGGAGGAGGGCATCTGCGAAGCCGGCGCCATGGCCGACTGGATCGCCGCCGCCACCTCCTACAGCAACCACGATCTGCCGATGGTGCCGTTCTACATCTATTATTCGATGTTCGGCTACCAGCGCGTCGGCGATCTGTGCTGGGCTGCCGGCGACATGCAGGCCCGCGGTTTCCTGGTGGGTGGCACCGCCGGGCGCACCACCCTGGCCGGGGAGGGGCTGCAGCACCAGGACGGCCACAACCTCCACTTCTTCTCCGCCGTCCCCAACTGCATCGCCTACGATCCCTGCTTCGGCTACGAGCTGGCGGTCATCATCCGCGACGGGCTCAAACGCATCATCGGCAACGGCGAGAACGTCTATTATTACCTGACGGTGATGAACGAGAATTACCCCCATCCGCCGATGCCGGAAGGGGTGGAGGCGGGCATCCTCAAGGGCATGTACCGCATCGTCAGCGGCGGCGATCAGGCCCGGGTGCAGCTCTTAGGCAGCGGCACCATCCTGCGCGAGGTGATGGCCGCCGCCGAACTGCTGCAGCAGGATTTCGGCATTGCCGCCGACGTCTGGAGCGTTACCAGCTTCTCCGAGCTGCACCGCGACGGCGTCCAGGCCGAGCGCTGGAATCAGCGTCATCCTGCCGAGGCGCCGAAAAAGCCCTACGTCACCGAATGCCTGGAAAAGGCGCCCGGACCGGTAGTGGCGGCGACC comes from Methylomarinovum caldicuralii and encodes:
- the fliD gene encoding flagellar filament capping protein FliD, encoding MATITSTGLGSGLDIQNIVTSLVDAERKPTEARIQRQQDQIQAQLSALGQLKSDLGEMDAALGKLKSPIFWQRHQTSSSNEAVVTATAGAVAREGQYQVTVNQTAQAHAVASGTFSSVDEVVGGGTLTIRFGTWSYDADGNPTTFAAAAGGAAQSLTIDTSNNTLSGIREAINDAGVGVRASIVNDGSGFRLVLTSERTGAGNALEVSVSDSDGNDTDAAGLSRLAFNASAHNMTQTLAGRDAELEVDGIAVTSPTNLVTGVIDGVTLNLKSAAPGSTVTVGVSLDDEAITEAMQGFVDAYNQFRAHATEATAFDKEQNVAAPLLGDSTVRSVNTQLRRLIGQVVPGLEDAGIRSLADVGLSTNKDTGQLSLDTAKFKAMLHDHPREMQALFATRGDTSDAQIRYFGATPKTRAGTYAVEVTALATQGHFDGASVLPADFAATPLVIDADNDEFTVEVDGVRSGPIQLTQGSYASGDDLAREIQNRINDDAALKAAARHVEVSYDSANARFVLTSSTYGSSSQVSFAAVDNNTAGTLGFSVAAGTAGTDAAGKINGVAAEGKGQFLIGAEGDASEGLQVKVLGGALGERGSVTLIRGVADRLDDLLKRLTGSGGSLADKMDGLNSRLDKLNQEKHKLDDRMQRLEAMYLKKFNAMDALVAQFKSTGDFLTQQLKALEPKSDN
- the fliS gene encoding flagellar export chaperone FliS; this translates as MYATAGNAALKQYQQVGAEGQVADADGHRLVMLLFEGALERINAARAALEAGNLARKGELIGKAVTILGGLRETLDFEAGGEVAENLDRLYDYMQRRLLEAHVKNRPELMQEVAGLLRPLAEAWAAMPEEARRMPLPNDRI
- a CDS encoding flagellar protein FlaG encodes the protein MNVETLMNPYPPTSPAAKPATGHTGTNPATSKPAGERQAEAAPEPEQLEEAVKQINDYLQTVQRNLEFSIDRDTHKVVVKVLDAESGEVVRQIPPKSALELAKAMKESKEEGLLFAQRV
- a CDS encoding flagellar protein FliT — translated: MTDLDEALRLTAAMAEKAEAADFEPLEALKSRRDAMLRRALAGEEGSRRERYAALCRIRELDARIVAVLEQERDQAAAALRRLRSRHQAVSRYLASGA
- a CDS encoding cytochrome C assembly family protein, which translates into the protein MANWTMIVAGGAIAAYLVGFWRLLHPAASRWTVLAATAIGAVLHGIALGNILLTPAGLDLSFFNTAALISWMIVLLFLTAALGKPLDKLGLAVLPLAALTLLLRLAFPAEVHPLATLSPGMQLHILVSILAFSLLNVAAFQAVLLAWQDWQLRHKHPGRFVRSLPPLQAMETFLFQLIGVGFVLLSASLLTGLMFVEDLFAQHLVHKTVLSILSWGVFGLLLWGRWRHGWRGKTAIRWTLGGFAALLLAYFGSKLVLELILRRA
- the ffh gene encoding signal recognition particle protein — protein: MFDNLTERLTKTLKTIRGQGRLTEDNIKDTLREVRMALLEADVALPVVKAFIDRVRERALGQEVQASLTPGQAFVKIVNQELVDVMGGASEGLDLATQPPAVILMAGLQGAGKTTTVAKLARWLKDNQKKKVAVVSADVYRPAAIEQLKTLAEDVGVEFIPSSPEEQPVEIAKKAVEHARRKLLDAVIIDTAGRLHIDEDMMREIQAIHAAVNPVETLFVVDSMTGQDAANTAKAFHDALPLTGVVLTKADGDARGGAALSIRHITGKPIKFIGTGEKTDALELFHPDRIASRILGMGDVLSLIEEVERKIDKGKAEKFVNKLQKGKGFDLEDMREQLMQLNKMGGVSKLLDKLPGMGELPKNVKQNIDDRDIDRQIAIINSMTPHERRFPAVINTSRKRRIARGAGMQVQDVNRLLKQYNQMQKMMKKMKKMKGFGKGGFPGMPGGGMPKLPF
- the moaA gene encoding GTP 3',8-cyclase MoaA translates to MLIDCFGRRITYLRLSVTDRCDLRCRYCMAEDMTFLPRAQILTLEELYTLARVFVGLGVEKIRVTGGEPLVRRGGLNLIEDLGRLPLRELTLTTNGMRLAECARRLAAAGVRRLNVSLDSLDPKRFRRITRVGDLEQVLQGIEAARRAGFQRIKLNTVVLKGVNHDETTALVRFAVDRGLDISFIEEMPLGVIGDHDRAAAFYASDQVRADLERHFELLPTTERTGGPSRYWRVAGSDTRVGFISPHSHNFCGDCNRVRLTVEGRLLLCLGNEHSLDLRRILRRWPGDEDRLRRAIREAIGRKPERHHFDLREQPVILRHMNHTGG
- a CDS encoding Uma2 family endonuclease translates to MGVPEVQRRYTYADYLTWPENERWELIDGVAYDMSPAPTRRHQEIVVEICRQFANQLADRRCRVYVAPFDVRLGAPGLADDEIDTVVQPDVSVWCDPSKLDERGARGAPDLAVEVLSPHTAAKDLTVKRELYARVGVVEYWTIEPLDRVLMIWRLEGNGYGAPHITGLKGVMASRIAGLQLDLDLLASVLEDL
- the aceE gene encoding pyruvate dehydrogenase (acetyl-transferring), homodimeric type, whose product is MTERNLDPRGLSGARLIQDNDPQETREWLEALEAVIRHAGPKRAHYLIERLIDQARQAGVAIPYSATTPYINTIPAELEPSYPGDLDLERRIRSFVRWNAMAMVVRANRRSTEYGGHIASYASAATLYEVGFNHFFRAPNENFGGDLVFFQGHASPGMYARAFLEGRLSEEQLANFRSEVAGNGLSSYPHPWLMPDFWQFPTVSMGLGPLMAIYQARFMRYLHDRELADTSGRKVWCFCGDGEMDEPESVGALSLAGRERLDNLIFVVNCNLQRLDGPVRGDGKIIQELESLFRGAGWNVIKVIWGSRWDPLLARDTQGLLKKRMEEVVDGEYQTYKAKDGAYVRQHFFGKYPELLEMVKDMSDEQIFRLDRGGHDPRKIYAAYDRAVKHVGQPTVILAKTIKGYGMGEAGEGRMGAHQQKKLEEKALRQFRDRFEIPIPDDKLLETPFYKPSEDSEVMRYLHERRRALGGYLPQRRRQSSVFLSLPDDKPYDFAFKGTGEREMSTTMVFVRLLAALMRDRRFGRHVVPIVPDEARTFGMEGLFRQYGIYSHVGQLFEPEDAGQINYYREDRKGQVLEEGICEAGAMADWIAAATSYSNHDLPMVPFYIYYSMFGYQRVGDLCWAAGDMQARGFLVGGTAGRTTLAGEGLQHQDGHNLHFFSAVPNCIAYDPCFGYELAVIIRDGLKRIIGNGENVYYYLTVMNENYPHPPMPEGVEAGILKGMYRIVSGGDQARVQLLGSGTILREVMAAAELLQQDFGIAADVWSVTSFSELHRDGVQAERWNQRHPAEAPKKPYVTECLEKAPGPVVAATDYIRSHAEQIRAFVPQRYVTLGTDGYGRSDTRKALRYFFEVDRHAVALAALKALADEGNVEAGVVRQAIDRYGIDPEKPFPPTV